The Saprospiraceae bacterium genomic interval AACTTTAATTGATAGCGGCCGATAATGCCCAAAGGATTATCATGAGAGTCAAGAATTACTTCAAAATAAGAACATTCTAAATTCTTGCTGTACATGACTTCCATGGTGGTTGTATTTAAAATATCGAGATTCCCCGCTTTGGAATTTCTATCTGCATTATCCCTTCTACTTGTAATGAGACCTGAAACATCTCTGAACTTTCGTAGTTCCCTGGACCAGGGCACGAGATTGAAATTTGCAACTAAAATAAAATTTTGATAAGCATTGACCAACTTTATAGAAAGTTCCTCAAGAAATTGATTCAGTTTTCGATAAGACATCATCGTTATTAGTGGCAAATGGCTACTGATCATAATTTGAAAACTATCATTTCTGCTATTTGTAGTATATAAGCTGATCAATGTATTTTCCAAAAGTTCGTATTCAGATTTATTTGCCAATTCAAATTTTGACAAAATAGCTTTACCCAGAGCATCGGACTTTGGGAGTAAAAACTGATGCGGGAACCGGCTCTTAAATTTAATGACTTCACTTACCAGTTCAGGAGTAAACTCTTCAATGACGATGACATCTGCATTTTTCTGATCTACCAACTCAAGAATTTCCTCTAAGGAATTTTTACTTACTGCCGGATTCAAATATGCCAGTTGTATGGCATTCGGACTGGTCATCTTTGCCAGCTTCAGGTCGGTATTGAATGAATTCATCAAATAAAAAGCCATCAAACCAGAGCAAATCATACAGGTA includes:
- a CDS encoding endonuclease/exonuclease/phosphatase family protein; this translates as MLIFVYNTHELYKYFPKIQWVLIVCIAAVSLFFIMPPVGWLWVIKIANYAVHWMLICLLGGVVALFLESEKLLYTCMICSGLMAFYLMNSFNTDLKLAKMTSPNAIQLAYLNPAVSKNSLEEILELVDQKNADVIVIEEFTPELVSEVIKFKSRFPHQFLLPKSDALGKAILSKFELANKSEYELLENTLISLYTTNSRNDSFQIMISSHLPLITMMSYRKLNQFLEELSIKLVNAYQNFILVANFNLVPWSRELRKFRDVSGLITSRRDNADRNSKAGNLDILNTTTMEVMYSKNLECSYFEVILDSHDNPLGIIGRYQLKFKF